A single window of Lacerta agilis isolate rLacAgi1 chromosome 12, rLacAgi1.pri, whole genome shotgun sequence DNA harbors:
- the ITPRID1 gene encoding protein ITPRID1, which translates to MFSESHHHGTNIETEKKRGLLSSTRMSWTQLDEDFPDPKAVVDKPLSPPQLVDHKEKNLCHWMDSGFYLSESEDLQESQGKGTALSSPSGMAQMTVQNYMRSLHQFSEMPVLSRWNSAGSSHSLTGAPKSVTEWLDFSEKDPVEILLDLGFGTDEPDICTKIPSRFISCASIAKGINIRVFIEAQRKRMDIESPNLCGRFRQLEVLDHVTSAFSSLLNDINTMHHKSEERTGEESCAVGSPKRKLVVTQAKRRRIGQLLRKVSRQTTMHGPQVFRNAGTCQAKEDNSSVDVDLHMATGTGLSENPALGPLKEEQFPSEKGAKAAQSIASKPWMLPHLPVKLPHLPSTSEMLIKDRPRKEPNMLLTHTLRRVSSLNCKPSDSFEMEEIQSFEDESSWGNPLESTSDVIVTRTNSCQSDSSGFLEDPSEPLPLQGLSLPGNLRLSCSSNDCQAFLRQRKDSALTSQDLLPSASISRADGSNAVFLPSLSREHTFQGEEIFYSINEEDDMCETFSGPFESATEEALQDMDEKELQGQQKREDSCVQGCTSQPCHADNTNLGDASPLDRNGLSSSSERHQSVSSALTEGSCATAIGLSGHQISKDARGSEERLTEGEETRDGCEEGVPESIAECVEGKCSAKGCRKLDSLVVEDVASGCEETDINGALRSLGISGAPKIEHDMAAAQPEINAILRSPLHDSSLSPHCFKEGDVRASDTLSTGAELGEEGTGAKTNTSLLKSVTVQMPSRLMSTMRSFSLGEAAVKGQYLDFVSKDEPHIASVPGMPKEDEKQVREASIQTGRSHRKKAALPLSQSLPLFHGHEHLVKSASLDTGLYGKCISYCPEPFNAWCAQHRDPCYPLCSYHCCLLWPFPLAPSCRHPVACCSSHATIELQLLKTLKLLQDTAMTNISLCTVHEIEVMRNSCQKFRERLDEIERHMTEQEALFSSAIPAEGREERRQLQVLRQAVRREVAELEGQLQDRAHQVREGILMQLNQLLGEQSNLCSELGIPNRAEEREPKNGHAHSTLPDTADDFFSKAGYSNNIHHRPPSRSATVPSSPSSSLVRQTELGASAALATGNANSASDPKELHTSKKEVRSQKIDFKAFIQNLKKSFRNSFSNDAAEGKD; encoded by the exons ATCCCTGCATCAGTTTTCAGAAATGCCTGTCCTTTCACGATGGAATAGCGCTGGCTCATCCCATTCTCTTACCGGTGCCCCCAAAAG TGTCACTGAATGGTTAGATTTCTCGGAAAAGGATCCAGTTGAGATTCTGCTGGATTTGGGGTTTGGTACAGATGAGCCGGACATCTGCACTAAAATCCCTTCCCGGTTCATCAGTTGTGCTTCCATAGCTAAAGGAATCAACATCCGGGTCTTCATTGAAGCTCAGAGAAAACGAATGGATATAGAAAGCCCCAATTTATGtg GACGTTTTCGGCAATTGGAAGTCCTGGATCATGTGACTAGCGCCTTTTCTTCTTTGCTGAACGACATCAACACCATGCATCATAAATCGGAAGAGCgaacaggagaggagagttgtgCAGTGGGCTCCCCTAAGCGGAAACTTGTGGTCACACAGGCAAAGAGGAGGAGAATAGGTCAACTCCTGAGAAAAGTGTCCAGGCAGACAACGATGCATGGGCCTCAAGTGTTCCGAAATGCTGGCACGTGCCAAGCCAAAGAAGACAATTCTTCTGTTGATGTGGACCTGCACATGGCAACGGGGACTGGCTTATCTGAAAATCCTGCCTTGGGCCCTCTGAAAGAAGAACAGTTTCCAAGCGAGAAGGGGGCAAAGGCTGCACAATCCATAGCAAGTAAACCTTGGATGTTGCCCCACCTTCCAGTGAAACTGCCTCATCTTCCTTCCACCTCTGAGATGCTCATTAAAGACAGGCCACGCAAAGAACCCAATATGCTTTTGACCCATACGCTCAGGAGAGTGTCTAGCTTGAACTGCAAGCCTTCAGATTCCTTTGAAATGGAGGAG ATTCAGAGCTTTGAGGATGAATCTTCCTGGGGAAATCCTCTTGAAAGCACTTCAG ATGTGATAGTGACAAGAACAAACAGTTGCCAGTCTGACAGCAGTGGATTTCTGGAAGATCCTTCAGAGCCCTTACCTCTCCAG GGCTTGTCTCTGCCTGGTAATTTGAGACTTAGCTGCAGTTCCAATGATTGTCAAGCATTCCTGCGACAGAGGAAAGATTCAGCTCTGACTAGCCAGGATCTTCTGCCCAGTGCTAGCATATCGAGAGCAGATGGTAGCAATGCTGTATTCTTGCCCAGCCTCAGCAGAGAACACACTTTTCAGGGAGAGGAGATATTTTATTCCATAAATGAAGAAGACGACATGTGCGAGACTTTCAGTGGTCCGTTTGAAAGCGCAACTGAAGAAGCCCTACAGGATATGGATGAGAAGGAGTTGCAAGGACAACAGAAGAGAGAAGATAGTTGTGTACAGGGCTGCACTTCACAACCTTGTCATGCTGACAATACAAATCTGGGTGATGCTAGCCCTTTAGATAGGAACGGCCTCTCCTCTTCTAGTGAAAGGCACCAAAGTGTAAGTTCTGCTCTCACAGAGGGAAGCTGTGCGACTGCCATTGGCCTCAGTGGCCACCAAATCAGTAAAGATGCAAGAGGAAGTGAAGAACGTTTGACTGAAGGAGAAGAAACGAGAGACGGATGTGAAGAAGGTGTTCCCGAAAGTATTGCAGAATGTGTGGAAGGAAAGTGCTCTGCGAAGGGTTGTAGAAAGTTGGACTCTCTTGTTGTGGAGGATGTCGCAAGCGGGTGTGAGGAGACTGATATAAATGGGGCGCTTAGATCTTTGGGTATATCTGGGGCACCCAAAATTGAGCACGACATGGCGGCTGCACAACCAGAGATCAATGCCATCTTGAGAAGCCCTCTTCATGATTCTAGCCTTTCCCCTCACTGCTTCAAAGAGGGAGACGTTAGAGCCTCGGACACATTGTCAACAGGTGCGGAACTGGGCGAAGAAGGAACCGGTGCTAAAACAAATACTAGCCTTTTAAAATCTGTCACCGTTCAGATGCCTTCAAGACTTATGTCAACGATGCGGAGCTTCTCACTGGGTGAAGCTGCTGTAAAAGGTCAATATCTGGATTTTGTATCCAAGGATGAGCCTCACATTGCATCAGTACCAGGTATGCCAAAAGAGGACGAGAAGCAAGTGAGAGAAGCTTCTATTCAGACTGGcaggagccacagaaagaaagcAGCTCTCCCCCTGTCTCAGAGTCTCCCTTTGTTTCATGGGCATGAACATCTTGTGAAGTCTGCATCTCTGGATACAGGGCTTTATGGGAAATGCATATCTTACTGCCCGGAGCCTTTCAATGCCTGGTGTGCCCAGCATAGAGATCCCTGCTACCCTTTGTGCTCCTATCACTGCTGTTTGTTGTGGCCTTTTCCTTTAGCTCCTTCATGCAGACATCCAGTGGCCTGCTGCTCATCTCATGCCACCATCGAACTGCAGCTTCTGAAAACTCTCAAGCTACTGCAGGACACAGCAATGACAAATATTTCCTTG TGCACAGTCCATGAGATCGAAGTCATGAGGAATTCGTGCCAGAAGTTTCGAGAACGGCTGGATGAGATTGAGCGGCACATGACAGAGCAAGAGGCTCTTTTTTCCAGTGCAATCCCAGCTGAGGGGCG AGAGGAAAGAAGACAGTTGCAGGTCTTGCGGCAAGCTGTTCGCCGAGAGGTCGCTGAGCTGGAAGGGCAGCTGCAGGATCGGGCTCACCAGGTTAGGGAGGGAATTCTAATG CAGCTGAATCAGCTGTTAGGCGAACAGTCCAACCTGTGCTCAGAACTCGGAATCCCCAATCGGGCGGAAGAAAGAGAGCCTAAAAACGGTCACGCTCACAGTACCCTTCCAGATACTGCCGACGATTTCTTTTCCAAAGCTGGGTATTCCAACAATATCCACCACAGGCCTCCGAGTAGGAGCGCAACAGTCCCATCAAGCCCTTCCAGCTCTTTAGTCAGACAGACGGAGCTGGGAGCATCAGCTGCTCTCGCAACCGGCAACGCCAATTCTGCGTCGGACCCCAAGGAACTTCACACCAGTAAAAAAGAAGTCAGAAGTCAAAAGATAGACTTCAAGGCCTTCATACAGAAT CTGAAGAAATCTTTCCGAAATTCCTTCAGTAACGACGCAGCAGAAGGAAAAGACTGA